From one Verrucomicrobiota bacterium genomic stretch:
- a CDS encoding tyrosine--tRNA ligase, producing the protein MAESNPTDIARQLEMIKRGADEVVPFEEMEKKLRKAAATGKPLRVKYGIDPTTPDVHIGHLVPVQKMRTFQDLGHVAVLIIGDYTAQIGDPTGRDESREALTPAKVKANAERYVEQLGSVLLLDEAHLEVHSQTEWFGPMTLQDVIELQAKFTFAQLMAHDTFRRRLEQGLPLSLHELMYPVLQAYDSVAVRADVELGATEQKFNILCGRDLQRFVGQEPQVAILNPILVGTDGVNKMSKSLGNTIAVGDPPNEKFGKVMSIPDTIIANYYEFATDCSLAELADVRRKLDEKSVNPRDLKFALARRLVARFHGDAAAQAAGEEFERVFKQKQVPDEMQDVVLEPGDLSDGAIWIVHLLVKASMAKTSSEARRLVQGGGVRLGDARVDDVDLKWRPADGTVLQVGKRRFARILVRA; encoded by the coding sequence ATGGCTGAGAGCAATCCGACAGACATCGCCCGGCAGCTCGAGATGATCAAGCGCGGCGCAGACGAGGTCGTGCCGTTCGAGGAGATGGAGAAGAAGCTCCGCAAGGCGGCGGCCACAGGCAAGCCGCTGCGCGTCAAGTACGGCATCGACCCGACAACGCCCGACGTGCACATCGGCCACCTCGTGCCTGTGCAGAAGATGCGCACCTTCCAGGACCTCGGCCACGTCGCCGTGCTCATCATCGGCGACTACACGGCCCAGATCGGCGACCCGACGGGGCGCGACGAATCGCGCGAGGCGCTCACGCCCGCCAAGGTCAAAGCGAACGCCGAGCGTTACGTCGAACAGCTCGGTTCTGTGCTTCTCCTTGACGAGGCGCACCTCGAGGTTCACTCCCAGACCGAATGGTTTGGCCCGATGACGCTCCAAGACGTCATCGAGCTCCAGGCCAAGTTCACCTTCGCCCAGCTCATGGCGCACGACACGTTCCGACGCCGCCTCGAACAGGGGCTGCCGCTGTCGCTGCACGAGCTCATGTACCCCGTGCTCCAGGCCTACGACTCGGTTGCCGTGCGCGCCGATGTCGAGCTGGGCGCCACCGAGCAGAAGTTCAACATCCTGTGCGGGCGCGACCTCCAGCGCTTCGTCGGCCAGGAGCCGCAGGTGGCCATTCTCAACCCGATCCTGGTCGGTACCGACGGCGTGAACAAGATGAGCAAGAGCCTGGGCAACACGATCGCCGTGGGCGATCCGCCCAACGAGAAGTTCGGCAAGGTCATGTCGATCCCGGACACCATCATCGCCAACTATTACGAGTTTGCCACCGACTGCTCGCTCGCGGAACTCGCCGACGTGAGGCGCAAGCTCGACGAGAAGTCGGTCAACCCGCGCGACCTCAAGTTCGCGCTCGCGCGCCGCCTCGTCGCGCGCTTTCACGGCGACGCGGCCGCCCAAGCCGCCGGCGAGGAGTTCGAACGGGTGTTCAAGCAGAAGCAGGTGCCCGATGAGATGCAGGACGTTGTGCTTGAGCCCGGCGACCTGAGCGACGGCGCGATCTGGATCGTTCACCTGCTCGTCAAGGCCAGCATGGCCAAGACGAGCAGCGAGGCGCGGCGCCTTGTTCAAGGCGGCGGCGTGCGGCTGGGCGACGCACGCGTCGACGACGTCGATCTCAAATGGCGGCCCGCCGACGGCACCGTGCTCCAGGTGGGCAAGCGCCGCTTCGCCCGCATCCTGGTGCGAGCGTAA
- the larE gene encoding ATP-dependent sacrificial sulfur transferase LarE, producing MTTDALETKSQRLREVLRGYGSLLVAFSGGVDSTLLLKVAHDVLGNRVLAVTATSPTYPARERERAVALAAGFGVRQILLDTDELAIAGFAENPPERCYFCKRGLFGELIGIARREGLAHVADGANADDVGDWRPGMQAARELGVVSPLLEAGLTKDDVRALSKQLGLPTWNLPSFACLASRIPYGETITEAKLRMIEAAESWLHTLGFGQVRVRHHGEIARIEVEPDEIERFAARGVRDQVTKKLKKIGYRYITLDCVGYRTGSLNEVLPERPRGRGK from the coding sequence ATGACGACCGACGCGCTCGAGACGAAATCCCAACGGTTGCGCGAGGTGCTGCGCGGCTACGGCTCGCTGCTCGTGGCCTTTTCGGGCGGCGTCGACAGCACGCTGCTGCTCAAGGTCGCCCACGACGTGCTCGGCAACCGCGTGCTCGCGGTCACGGCGACGTCCCCGACGTATCCGGCCCGCGAACGCGAACGCGCCGTCGCCCTGGCCGCCGGGTTCGGGGTGCGTCAGATCCTCCTCGACACCGACGAGCTTGCCATCGCCGGCTTTGCTGAGAACCCGCCCGAGCGCTGCTACTTCTGCAAGAGGGGGCTGTTCGGCGAGCTGATCGGGATCGCCCGGCGCGAGGGCCTCGCCCACGTCGCCGACGGCGCGAACGCCGACGATGTGGGCGACTGGCGCCCCGGAATGCAGGCCGCACGCGAGCTTGGTGTGGTCAGCCCGCTGCTCGAGGCCGGGCTGACCAAGGACGACGTACGCGCGCTGTCCAAGCAACTCGGGCTGCCGACGTGGAACCTGCCGTCCTTCGCATGTCTCGCCTCGCGCATCCCGTACGGCGAGACGATCACGGAGGCCAAGCTGCGCATGATCGAGGCGGCTGAGAGCTGGCTGCACACGCTCGGATTCGGCCAGGTGCGCGTGCGCCACCACGGCGAGATCGCCCGCATCGAGGTCGAACCCGACGAGATCGAACGCTTCGCCGCACGCGGCGTGCGCGACCAGGTGACAAAGAAACTCAAGAAAATCGGCTACCGTTACATCACTCTCGACTGCGTCGGCTACCGCACCGGCAGCCTCAACGAGGTTTTGCCCGAGCGCCCGCGAGGCCGAGGGAAGTGA
- a CDS encoding M23 family metallopeptidase: MGFEPNETASTNTRTGRVLYVARPARWIDRSLRSRRRYAWIIGSLGALIAAELIYLLAAGTAAGDRPTELRIGPLEHPAEEVYGFDLLETGDTLLSAPMQRAEEMLLGVVRRAPDLIDEQQRIPWGQPCSLERGWVSSPYGMRVHPTQGSRKMHKGIDLAVDTGTPVHATARGVIVVANPGYNGGYGQVIYIDHGNGIVTRYAHLSRIDVEVGHHVERGERVGLSGATGNVTGAHLHYEIRVNGDPTDPAAYLPKNLPTTRPEGV; the protein is encoded by the coding sequence ATGGGGTTTGAACCGAACGAGACGGCCTCAACGAATACACGGACCGGGCGCGTGCTGTACGTGGCGCGTCCGGCCCGGTGGATAGACCGATCGCTCCGCTCGAGGCGGAGGTACGCGTGGATCATCGGCTCGCTCGGCGCGCTCATCGCCGCCGAGCTCATCTACCTGCTCGCTGCCGGCACGGCGGCAGGCGACCGCCCCACCGAGTTGCGGATCGGCCCGCTCGAACACCCGGCCGAGGAAGTCTATGGCTTCGACCTGCTCGAGACCGGCGACACGCTGCTCTCGGCCCCCATGCAACGCGCCGAGGAGATGCTCCTGGGCGTCGTGCGCCGCGCGCCCGACCTGATCGACGAGCAGCAGCGCATCCCGTGGGGCCAGCCGTGCTCGCTCGAGCGCGGCTGGGTCTCGTCGCCTTACGGCATGCGCGTGCACCCGACCCAGGGCTCCCGCAAGATGCACAAGGGCATCGATCTTGCCGTCGATACCGGCACGCCCGTGCACGCCACGGCGCGCGGCGTAATCGTCGTGGCCAATCCAGGCTACAACGGCGGCTACGGCCAGGTCATCTATATCGACCACGGCAACGGGATCGTGACGCGCTACGCGCACTTGTCACGCATCGACGTCGAGGTTGGCCACCATGTCGAGCGCGGCGAGCGCGTCGGGCTCTCGGGCGCCACGGGCAACGTCACCGGCGCCCACCTGCACTACGAGATCCGCGTCAACGGCGACCCCACTGACCCGGCCGCCTACCTGCCGAAGAACCTCCCGACCACACGGCCGGAAGGGGTCTAG
- the der gene encoding ribosome biogenesis GTPase Der, giving the protein MAGTVAIVGRPNVGKSALFNRLIGRRLAIVDSVAGITRDRLGAEAEWHGVRFTLTDTGGIVPDPREPLVEQVRLQAEVAIAESDVLLFVCDAMDGITPLDEEVAALLRPAAARVVCVANKCDNERLTGMRHEFARFGFSDVYGVSALHGLRIDVLLDEIVRRLPAAAEAPVQERAVRVAIVGKPNVGKSSFVNALLQTNRLVVDSTPGTTRDAVDVAYTGPHGERFVLVDTAGIKRKKSTTVAVDKYSALRSQEAVARCDVAMLMIDASAGLTSTDAKIAHLIDTHRKGCVIVVNKWDLVDDMKQKDYTRDLLERLPFLAHCPVLYTVAITATNVGRALGRARKVFEGGAVTLGTGRVNDIIVKALQAHQPPIARNRRLKVYYATQTRGNPPTFLLFVNDPKLAKADYLAYLVNRVRKVEPYEGNPVVLRLRQR; this is encoded by the coding sequence ATGGCAGGCACAGTGGCAATCGTGGGCCGGCCCAACGTCGGCAAGTCGGCGCTCTTTAACCGGCTCATCGGGCGACGGCTCGCCATCGTCGATTCGGTCGCCGGCATCACGCGCGACCGGCTCGGCGCCGAGGCCGAGTGGCATGGCGTGCGCTTTACGCTCACCGACACCGGCGGCATCGTGCCCGACCCCCGCGAGCCGCTCGTCGAGCAGGTGCGCCTCCAGGCCGAGGTGGCCATCGCCGAGTCCGACGTGCTCCTGTTCGTCTGCGACGCCATGGACGGCATCACACCGCTTGACGAAGAGGTCGCCGCACTGCTCCGGCCCGCGGCGGCGCGCGTGGTCTGCGTCGCCAACAAGTGCGACAACGAGCGCCTGACCGGGATGCGCCACGAGTTCGCCCGGTTCGGCTTCAGCGACGTCTACGGCGTCAGCGCGCTCCACGGCCTGCGCATCGACGTACTGCTCGACGAAATCGTGCGGCGGCTGCCCGCCGCGGCCGAGGCGCCCGTCCAGGAGCGCGCCGTGCGCGTCGCCATCGTGGGCAAGCCGAACGTGGGCAAATCGAGCTTCGTCAACGCGCTGCTCCAGACTAACCGGCTCGTCGTCGATTCGACGCCCGGCACGACGCGCGACGCCGTCGACGTCGCCTACACCGGCCCCCACGGCGAACGGTTCGTGCTCGTCGACACCGCCGGCATCAAGCGCAAAAAGAGCACGACGGTCGCCGTCGACAAGTACAGCGCGCTGCGCAGCCAGGAGGCCGTCGCCCGCTGCGACGTGGCGATGCTGATGATCGACGCGTCGGCCGGTCTGACCAGCACCGACGCGAAGATCGCCCACCTCATCGACACGCACAGGAAAGGCTGCGTGATCGTCGTCAACAAGTGGGATCTCGTCGACGACATGAAGCAGAAGGACTACACCCGGGACCTGCTCGAACGGCTGCCGTTTCTCGCCCATTGCCCGGTGCTCTACACCGTGGCCATCACCGCCACCAACGTGGGCCGCGCGCTTGGCCGGGCGCGCAAGGTCTTCGAAGGCGGCGCCGTTACCCTCGGCACCGGGCGCGTCAACGATATCATCGTCAAGGCGCTCCAGGCGCACCAGCCGCCCATCGCGCGCAACCGGCGGCTCAAGGTCTACTACGCCACGCAGACGCGCGGCAATCCGCCCACGTTTCTGCTGTTCGTCAACGACCCCAAGCTCGCCAAGGCCGACTACCTCGCCTACCTCGTCAACCGCGTCCGCAAAGTCGAGCCGTACGAAGGCAACCCCGTCGTGCTGCGCCTGCGGCAGCGCTGA